The Callithrix jacchus isolate 240 chromosome X, calJac240_pri, whole genome shotgun sequence genome contains a region encoding:
- the RAB40AL gene encoding ras-related protein Rab-40A-like isoform X1, giving the protein MVNPISQLTKLRLTEPKSLFQKNRPSTASAHNPTGLAQEGAGASTMSAPGSPDQAYDFLLKFLLVGDSDVGKGEILESLQDGAAESPYSHLAGIDYKTTTILLDGQRVKLKLWDTSGQGRFCTIFRSYSRGAQGVILVYDIANRWSFEGMDRWIKKIDEHAPGVPKILVGNRLHLAFKRQVPREQAQAYAERLGVTFFEVSPLCNFNIIESFTELARIVLLRHRLNWLGRPSKVLSLQDLCCRAIVSYTPVHLVDKLPLPIALRSHLKSFSMAKGLNARMMRGLSYSLTASSTHNRNSLCKMKIVCPPRSPPKNCTRNSCKIS; this is encoded by the exons ATGGTCAACCCCATTTCACAGCTAACCAAGCTCAGGCTCACAGAGCCTAAATCACTTTTCCAA AAAAATAGGCCCAGCACCGCCTCTGCACACAACCCCACGGGCCTGGCTCAGGAGGGGGCCGGGGCCAGCACGATGAGCGCCCCAGGCAGCCCTGACCAGGCCTATGACTTCCTGCTCAAGTTCCTGCTGGTGGGTGACAGCGACGTGGGCAAGGGTGAGATCCTGGAGAGCCTGCAGGACGGTGCGGCCGAGTCCCCGTACAGCCACCTAGCGGGGATCGACTACAAGACGACCACCATCCTGCTGGACGGCCAGCGGGTGAAGCTGAAGCTCTGGGATACGTCGGGGCAGGGAAGATTTTGTACCATATTCCGCTCCTATTCTCGTGGTGCCCAAGGAGTGATCCTGGTGTACGACATTGCAAACCGCTGGTCTTTCGAGGGTATGGATCGGTGGATTAAGAAGATCGATGAGCATGCCCCTGGTGTCCCTAAAATCCTGGTGGGGAATCGCCTACATCTGGCATTCAAGAGGCAGGTGCCCAGGGAGCAGGCCCAGGCCTACGCCGAGCGCCTGGGTGTGACCTTCTTTGAGGTCAGCCCCCTGTGCAATTTCAACATCATAGAGTCTTTCACGGAGCTGGCCAGGATCGTGCTGCTGCGGCACAGGTTGAACTGGCTCGGGAGGCCGAGCAAGGTACTGAGCTTGCAAGACCTCTGCTGCCGCGCCATCGTGTCTTACACACCCGTGCACCTGGTGGACAAGCTCCCGCTCCCCATTGCCTTAAGAAGCCACCTCAAGTCCTTCTCCATGGCCAAGGGCCTGAATGCCAGGATGATGCGTGGCCTCTCCTACTCCCTCACGGCCAGCTCCACTCACAATAGGAACAGCCTCTGCAAAATGAAGATCGTCTGCCCACCCCGGAGCCCACCCAAAAACTGCACCAGAAACAGCTGCAAAATTTCTTAA
- the RAB40AL gene encoding ras-related protein Rab-40A-like isoform X2, with the protein MTKLGLTEPKSPLQKNRPSTASAHNPTGLAQEGAGASTMSAPGSPDQAYDFLLKFLLVGDSDVGKGEILESLQDGAAESPYSHLAGIDYKTTTILLDGQRVKLKLWDTSGQGRFCTIFRSYSRGAQGVILVYDIANRWSFEGMDRWIKKIDEHAPGVPKILVGNRLHLAFKRQVPREQAQAYAERLGVTFFEVSPLCNFNIIESFTELARIVLLRHRLNWLGRPSKVLSLQDLCCRAIVSYTPVHLVDKLPLPIALRSHLKSFSMAKGLNARMMRGLSYSLTASSTHNRNSLCKMKIVCPPRSPPKNCTRNSCKIS; encoded by the exons atgaccAAGCTCGGGCTCACAGAACCTAAGTCACCTCTTCAG AAAAATAGGCCCAGCACCGCCTCTGCACACAACCCCACGGGCCTGGCTCAGGAGGGGGCCGGGGCCAGCACGATGAGCGCCCCAGGCAGCCCTGACCAGGCCTATGACTTCCTGCTCAAGTTCCTGCTGGTGGGTGACAGCGACGTGGGCAAGGGTGAGATCCTGGAGAGCCTGCAGGACGGTGCGGCCGAGTCCCCGTACAGCCACCTAGCGGGGATCGACTACAAGACGACCACCATCCTGCTGGACGGCCAGCGGGTGAAGCTGAAGCTCTGGGATACGTCGGGGCAGGGAAGATTTTGTACCATATTCCGCTCCTATTCTCGTGGTGCCCAAGGAGTGATCCTGGTGTACGACATTGCAAACCGCTGGTCTTTCGAGGGTATGGATCGGTGGATTAAGAAGATCGATGAGCATGCCCCTGGTGTCCCTAAAATCCTGGTGGGGAATCGCCTACATCTGGCATTCAAGAGGCAGGTGCCCAGGGAGCAGGCCCAGGCCTACGCCGAGCGCCTGGGTGTGACCTTCTTTGAGGTCAGCCCCCTGTGCAATTTCAACATCATAGAGTCTTTCACGGAGCTGGCCAGGATCGTGCTGCTGCGGCACAGGTTGAACTGGCTCGGGAGGCCGAGCAAGGTACTGAGCTTGCAAGACCTCTGCTGCCGCGCCATCGTGTCTTACACACCCGTGCACCTGGTGGACAAGCTCCCGCTCCCCATTGCCTTAAGAAGCCACCTCAAGTCCTTCTCCATGGCCAAGGGCCTGAATGCCAGGATGATGCGTGGCCTCTCCTACTCCCTCACGGCCAGCTCCACTCACAATAGGAACAGCCTCTGCAAAATGAAGATCGTCTGCCCACCCCGGAGCCCACCCAAAAACTGCACCAGAAACAGCTGCAAAATTTCTTAA
- the RAB40AL gene encoding ras-related protein Rab-40A-like isoform X3 has protein sequence MSAPGSPDQAYDFLLKFLLVGDSDVGKGEILESLQDGAAESPYSHLAGIDYKTTTILLDGQRVKLKLWDTSGQGRFCTIFRSYSRGAQGVILVYDIANRWSFEGMDRWIKKIDEHAPGVPKILVGNRLHLAFKRQVPREQAQAYAERLGVTFFEVSPLCNFNIIESFTELARIVLLRHRLNWLGRPSKVLSLQDLCCRAIVSYTPVHLVDKLPLPIALRSHLKSFSMAKGLNARMMRGLSYSLTASSTHNRNSLCKMKIVCPPRSPPKNCTRNSCKIS, from the coding sequence ATGAGCGCCCCAGGCAGCCCTGACCAGGCCTATGACTTCCTGCTCAAGTTCCTGCTGGTGGGTGACAGCGACGTGGGCAAGGGTGAGATCCTGGAGAGCCTGCAGGACGGTGCGGCCGAGTCCCCGTACAGCCACCTAGCGGGGATCGACTACAAGACGACCACCATCCTGCTGGACGGCCAGCGGGTGAAGCTGAAGCTCTGGGATACGTCGGGGCAGGGAAGATTTTGTACCATATTCCGCTCCTATTCTCGTGGTGCCCAAGGAGTGATCCTGGTGTACGACATTGCAAACCGCTGGTCTTTCGAGGGTATGGATCGGTGGATTAAGAAGATCGATGAGCATGCCCCTGGTGTCCCTAAAATCCTGGTGGGGAATCGCCTACATCTGGCATTCAAGAGGCAGGTGCCCAGGGAGCAGGCCCAGGCCTACGCCGAGCGCCTGGGTGTGACCTTCTTTGAGGTCAGCCCCCTGTGCAATTTCAACATCATAGAGTCTTTCACGGAGCTGGCCAGGATCGTGCTGCTGCGGCACAGGTTGAACTGGCTCGGGAGGCCGAGCAAGGTACTGAGCTTGCAAGACCTCTGCTGCCGCGCCATCGTGTCTTACACACCCGTGCACCTGGTGGACAAGCTCCCGCTCCCCATTGCCTTAAGAAGCCACCTCAAGTCCTTCTCCATGGCCAAGGGCCTGAATGCCAGGATGATGCGTGGCCTCTCCTACTCCCTCACGGCCAGCTCCACTCACAATAGGAACAGCCTCTGCAAAATGAAGATCGTCTGCCCACCCCGGAGCCCACCCAAAAACTGCACCAGAAACAGCTGCAAAATTTCTTAA